A single Numenius arquata chromosome 1, bNumArq3.hap1.1, whole genome shotgun sequence DNA region contains:
- the CCNA1 gene encoding cyclin-A1, with the protein MRRVSEKSRAGRRELCPAAPRSSSGRAVLGVLAENGQQRPGGQGAAVIRRFPGSENTIPSSGKDELPNRMVNAAPKQGFSIYVDEPEKENHSCQVAEELESSLCELDTSAMKSSIHLLLDLSTGSPMVVDTSFQSQPEDHMGDPITLTVGEYAEDIHQYLREAEVRFRPKPNYMRKQPDITTGMRAILVDWLVEVGEEYKLRTETLYLAVNFLDRFLSCMSVLRGKLQLVGTAAILLAAKYEEIYPPGVDEFVYITDDTYTKRQLLRMEHLLLKVLAFDLTAPTINQFLLQYIQRHGVCMRTENFARYLAELSLLEADPFLKYLPSQTAAAAYCLANYTVNRTFWPETLAAFTGYSLREIVPCLTDLHKACLDAPHCQLQAIKEKYKHSKYLQASLMEPPALLPLQ; encoded by the exons ATGCGCCGCGTCAGCGAGAAgagccgggcggggcggcgggagctgtgccccgccgccccccgcagcAGCAGCGGCCGGGCCGTGCTGGGGGTGCTGGCGGAGAACGGGCAGCAGCGGCCCGGCGGCCAG GGTGCTGCTGTTATCAGACGCTTCCCTGGCTCTGAAAACACCATCCCTTCATCTGGAAAAGATGAATTACCCAACCGCATGGTCAATGCTGCACCAAAGCAAGGATTTTCTATCTACGTAGAtgaaccagaaaaagaaaaccacagctgCCAGGTGGCTGAAGAGCTGGAATCAAGCCTGTGTGAACTGGATACTAGTGCGATGAAATCCAGTATTCACCTACTGCTGGATCTGAGTACAG GATCTCCAATGGTAGTAGACACATCCTTCCAGTCCCAGCCTGAGGATCACATGGGAGATCCCATAACTTTGACTGTGGGAGAGTATGCAGAAGACATTCATCAGTACCTCCGAGAGGCTGAA GTAAGATTCAGGCCCAAGCCCAACTACATGAGGAAGCAACCAGATATCACAACGGGAATGCGTGCCATCTTAGTAGACTGGCTGGTGGAAGTTGGGGAAGAATATAAACTTCGGACGGAGACTTTGTACTTGGCAGTGAACTTCCTGGACAGGTTTCTTTCCTGCATGTCTGTTCTCAGAGGGAAGCTGCAGCTTGTAGGAACAGCAGCAATTCTTCTGGCTGC GAAATATGAAGAGATCTACCCACCAGGAGTGGATGAATTTGTGTATATAACAGATGATACCTACACAAAGAGGCAGCTGCTAAGAATGGAACACCTGCTTCTCAAAGTGCTGGCTTTTGACCTAACAGCCCCAACCATCAACCAGTTCCTCCTTCAGTATATTCAGAGGCATGGAGTCTGTATGAGGACAGAGAACTTTGCAAGG tatcTTGCAGAGCTGAGTCTCCTTGAAGCTGATCCTTTTCTGAAGTACCTTCCTTCACAAACTGCTGCAGCAGCCTACTGTCTAGCAAACTATACTGTGAACAGGACTTTCTGG CCAGAAACACTTGCTGCATTCACTGGGTATTCATTAAGAGAGATAGTGCCTTGCCTGACTGATCTGCATAAAGCATGCCTTGATGCTCCCCATTGCCAACTGCAAGCAATTAAGGAGAAGTATAAGCACTCAAA GTACCTGCAGGCGTCTCTTATGGAACCTCCAGCACTTCTTCCTCTACAATAG